Genomic segment of Planctomycetaceae bacterium:
ATGGGCGGCCAGCTTGTGATTACGGGCAACAGCGCGGCAGGGACCGCCGGGAGCGGTGGCGGTATCTTCAACAATGGCGGAACCCTCTCGGTTCACGCGGTGACTATTTCGGGAAATACAGCGTCACGTGCGGGAGGTGGAATCGAAGACAATGCGGGTACGGTCACGATCGAGCAATCAACTCTGTCTGCGAATTCGACAGGAGCTGCCCCGGGAAATGGCGGGGCCCTGCACATGACCGGAGGCGGTCAGGTAATGGTGCACAATTCCACGGTCAGCGGCAACATCGCATCCAACGAAGGAGGCGGACTCTGGAATTCCAACAGCGGCACCATGACGTTGCGAAACGTCACGGTCACTGGTAACCACGCCGAAACCAACGCAAATGGTGGGGGTGTTTTCACTGTGAACGGTGGAACGACAATCGTGCAAAACACAATTGTCGCAGGCAATACGTCGGGCTCTGGCAGCACACCTGATGATGCCGGAGGGACTTTCGCTGCGGGAAGTGTGAACAACCTGATCGGCGACGCAATCTCGGCCGGAGGGCTAGTCGATGGAACGGCAGGCAATATTGTCGGCGTCGGCGGTGCAGGAACAATCGCCACAGCATCCATCCTTTCGACGGTACTCGCGGATAACGGCGGCCCAACACTCACTCATGCTCTCGTCTCCGGTAGCCCCGGCATCGATACCGGGACGGATTTGACGGCATTCTTTGCTTTGGATCAAACGGGCTCCGCGCGAATTCAGGGCTCCGCGTCCGATATCGGAGCCGTCGAAGCAGATCCCGCGACGACCGTTGGAATTGTTGTCAGTGTTGCCAACAGCGCCGCGGTTGTAGAAGGTGACAATGCGATCTTCGCAGTCACACTCAATCAGAATCCCGCTACCGTGGTGACTGTGACCATCTCGACATCGTCAGGGAGTGCGATTTCGGGAAGTGACTTCACCGCGACCACTCAAACGTTGTCGTTTATGCCTGGCGGCGCACTCAGCCAGAACTTCGTGGTGCCAACAATCAACGACGCAGAAATCGAAGTCCGGGAGTCATTCTTTTCCACGATCACCGGAGTCACGGCCGCAGCATCCGTCGCTGATTTGGCAACCGGACAGATCGACAGTGAAGATATGATTGGAACACCCATACTGGATGCAGTGTCCTATTACACCACCAATCTCCGACCGGAATTTACCTGGCAGGCCGTCGATCAGGCCGTCCGTTACGAAGTCTGGTTCAGCCGATTGTTCCCGGATGGACAGCGAATCTTCATCGGCCAGTCGCAGATCATGACAAATTCGTTCACTCCCCCATCAGATCTTGGGGCAGGGATGTACAAGTACTGGGTCCGCGCGTTTGACACGAATGACAACGCCAGTCCGTGGTCAGTACCGAATTCGTTTGAGATTAAACCAACACTGATCGCTCCAGTCACCCCAACAATGTCTCGCCGTCCCACTTTCGAATGGGAGGCCATTCCGAATGCGACGTCATACCAGCTTTATCTTCGCACGTTCGACGGTAATGTCTCGATTCTCACCATCAACGGAACCATGTACACGCCCAGCGTCGATCTGCCCCGCGGTACCGTCGCCTGGTGGATTCGCCCTTCAGATGCGATTGCCAATCGAGGATGGAGCGATACTGGTGTGACAGATCTGCGGACGACGATTACTGCACCGCTTGGAACCGTCTCCGATACCACCCCCACGTTTTCCTGGCTGGATGTGCAGGGTGCCGGTAGATACATCCTTTACGTTCAGTCAACCACGACGAACGAAGTTGTGATTCGTGAGGATCAACTCACGTCAACTTCCTTCACATCCTCATCACCGCTGTCGGTCGGAAGCTACCGTGTCTGGGTGAAAGCGATCGATGCCCAGTCAAATCTGTTCTCCTCTGGCTGGTGGAGTCGGCCAATTTCGTTCCAGGTGGTAGATGCGGCGACTCCGGAGGGATCCGATGCTCTCCTGACGAGTCTGCTGATCGAAACCGATGCCGGCCGCACAGCGTTGGGGCATCTGAGAGAAGAATCCAGTGGATCCGAATCTAAGGCAGGGACAGATCTTCACAACCGGCAGGTAGCTTCGCATGCCAAACCGTCAAACCGTGATGAGGCGGAGTCAGGAGAAAACATGATTCAAACTGGTGAAGATGAAGCTTTAGACCAGGCTGCGGATCTGGACGTGCTGATGTCGGATGCGGAGTTGATTTCGGCAATGCTGTTCAGTTGAACTCGATGCAGTTTCTTCTTGCTGAAAGCCGATCCGACAGCGATGTCCGGGAGAATTTAATTGCTGCAGTAGATGAGTAACCCCAGCGCTGCCAGTTCCTCATCGATCTGACGTGAATCTGCGTTAGAGAGAGTTCTTGCAACTTCGCATCGCAGGAGTTCGCCGTATTTCTTACGTGCTCTCAGCAACGTCTGACGGACCCAATCTTCTGTGGGAACCTTCCCATCAATTTGAACAGTCAGTTTTGTGGACAGAACTGCCATGCTCTCGTCAGGCAGTTCTGCCCGCAAACGCAGGATTTCGTAATAGGCATTATTGGATGCGGACGAATAGTCTCGGAGTGAATTCCAGGTCTGGGCAAGCAATTCCTGACGCCAGATCTCGTCGAAATCTGCTTCGGGCTGGTCAGCTGTCGTCTGCTGATCTCTGGCGACTTTGCCCAGCATTTTTTGTTCGGAGGACTTTCTGCGAAAGAAATCGTTCGCCAGATTGGTGAGGGACTTCTTCAGATAATCCCTGAAGCGACCGCGATCGGGTGCCGCGTTGATGTACTGGCCGCGAAGAAACCGAATGGCAAATTCCTGGGCCAGATCATCAGCGGCGTGTGCATCACGAACACATTTCAACAGATAGTTGTAGACAGAACCTGCATAGCGAAGCAGGAAAGCTCGTCTCAATTCCTCAACGCAGGATGAGCGGTCATTGTTCTGGTGGACGAAACCCAGTTCGGTCCAGTTCGTTTCGATGTTGCTGAGGCGATGCTGTGAATCCACGGAAAAATCTCGGAAACGACAGTGAGGTTGAGAACAACAAGGTTGAGAACAACTAAGAAAGGGGGCCATCCATCCGTGAAGTGATGTCGTGTGTTCCTGCCGTTAACAATTCACGATTCGCAGTTCCCAAAACCTGTCGAAAATGTAAGGTTGATGGCCTCATACCACCCCGCCGGCTCTTTTGACGGTCGTCTGGCTGAAAACAGAAGCAAAATCGAATGCAGGTAACAAATCAACCGAGCAGCTCTGCCAGTCAGGTGCTATGACGTATAGCGGGTGAATCAGAGCTGGCTGCTTGCGCAGGACAGATGCTTCTGATATTGTTGCTCCCGCCCGGAAGATTTTAAGGTCAAAAAAGACATTGGCTATTCTTCAATCCATCAGCGATTGACAGATCGTTATAGCGGCGAAGGCAGCCCGAGGGGTATGAAGAACCTGATTGAAATGTCCCGGAATCTGTGATTGCCGCGTCGGTACGGTGGATTCGGTATGGTTAAGTCAGAGGGAGTTTCGATGCAGGGGAAAGAACCATGGAAGGGTCAAGTCTCTGACGGCGTTCTCATTCCGCCTCTCCCGGTGCAGGTTCCAAGCGCGGACTCTGGCATCGAACGTCTCCGAACGTCAATTGAAGTTCTGCACCCTGGCCATCCGTTTCCAGGTGAGCTGGTCGGAAACTATCGCCTCCTGAATCGCATTGGTTCGGGCGGAATGGGCAGCGTGTACGAAGCCGTACACACCGAAACTGGTGAGCCCGCAGCGGTCAAGGTGCTGTCCCCGGAATTCTCGAGACATCCCGACGCACTGCGTCGCTTCCGCAAGGAATGCCGGTTGCTTGCAGAAGTTGCCAGCCCCCACGTGACCAGGCTGTTCGACATCATTGACGATGCAGACTGGCAGGCGTTGGTGATGCAGTTGGTCGACGGGGAATCTCTGCGTCAGGTGCTAAGTCGCGAGGGGGCGTTTTCCGAAGCTGCTGCTGCAGACGTCGCCGCTCAGGTGGCGCAGGCACTTGCCGATTTGTCCCATCTGTCGATTCTGCACCGTGACATCAAGCCGGAAAACATCCTGTTGAAACGATCGGAGAAGACACCATCCGGTTTCCACGTGATGCTGACGGACTTCGGGCTTGCTCGACATGCCGTACAGTCAGAATCCCTTGCAATGACGGCCGCCCATGCAGTGCTTGGAACGCCGAAGTATATGTCGCCCGAGCAGTTTTCTGACCGGGACGTCGATCCACGGTCGGATGTCTACTCGCTGGGCATCACCCTTTTCGAAATGTTGACAGGCCGAACTCCGTTCGTCACAAACGATCTGCTGGAAATCGCGGAGATGCACCGGCACTCCGTGCCCCCACGCCCGGAAACCATTCGTCCGTCTTTGAGTGACGGCATCTGCGAAATCACCTGGCGATGTCTGCAAAAACGGCCGGACATGCGTTACGCATCGGCAGGAGAACTTCTCAACGATCTGCGGCGATTCCAGTCCGGTGAGCCAATCAGCCGCATTGAACACCCGTTACTTCCGTCCAGGCTTGAGTCGCGTCAGCAGACTTTTCGCTACGAATGGAGGCTCAAATCAAGTGTCGGCGAACTTTGGCCTTATGTTTCCAACACTGAGCGATTGAATCGTGCTCTGGGACTTCCGCCCGTTGAGTACACAACCACGCGTGCTGGTTCCGGCGATACCATCACAATGGCTGAAGTGGTGATCGCAGGTATCCGTATGCGTTGGCGAGAGTATCGCTTCGAATGGATTCGTAACCAGCAGTTGGGCGTGCTCAGAGAGTTCCAGTCAGGTCCACTCAAGTGGTTTACAAGTGTTGTTGAGCTGGTGAAAGCTGCCGATGGTTCAACAACTCTCGTTCATTCATTTCGTGTTGCAGCCAACGGTCGATTTGGCCAGCTGTTTGCCAAACTAAAATTTGGGTTGGAAGTGCGAAGGTCGCTGACTCGCGTTTACCAGCGGATCGACGGTGTTCTTTCGTCTTCAGAATCCGGTGTCCATCAAAGTGATCCGTTTGAAGACGCCAACGCGATGTCGCGGCAGGAGTTGGCGGCCCTGCAGCTGGTGACGGAGAGACTTCTGAACCGGCCGGAGCTCAATCGGCAGGCCGTGATTTCCGTGACGGAGTTTGTCCGAACTGCTCCCTCGCAGGACCTGGCGTCGATTCGACCTCTTCAACTGGCAAGCCGCCTGAATCTTCCGGCGGAACTTCTCCTGGCAGTGGGTATCTGCGGTATATCCGAAGGACTATTCGAACTTGTCTGGAACGTCATCTGCCCATCATGTCGACTCGCTAGTCAGCATTACGACACCATGAAACTGCTGAAGGAGCACGATTATTGTGAAGCATGTGATTTTGAGTTTCGAACGGATTTCTCCAGTAACGTAGAGCTGACTCTTCGAGCCCATCCGAGGGTACGGAAAGCTGACCTGAGAAAATACTGTATTGGCAGCCCCGGACATTCACCGCACGTGGTCGCACAAATGCGGGTCGCACCAACAGAATCGCTTCGCCTGGGACTGGCATTGAAAACAGGGACTTACCTCCTCCGCAGCCCTCAGTTGTCTCAGCGTCTGTCATTTCGCGTTGAGCCGGAAGCTGACGGGGCAGGAAGCCGCGATTCGGGTGCCCAGCAGAGCCAGTTCAATTCTCAGAACGCGACTGAAATCGCTGTTCCTTTCAGTCACATGCGGCACCAATCACTGGATATCCGCATTTGTGTGCCTGAAGACTGGAATCACGATCTTCTTCGGTTTCGGCCCGGCAATCAGCTTGTGACCATCACGAACGATTCGGAAACCGAAGTGTTGATTCGAATTGAAGACACTTCGCACTCGGAAGAAGTCCTTAGTCTCGCAGCTGCGGTGTCAATGCCGCTCTTCCGTGAACTCCTGCCAACAGAGTCACCTACGCCTCAGCAGCTGGCGTCATTTACGCACGCAGTACTCGTGCAAACTCGCGTCTCGACTCGATCAGGAATCGAAGCTCCGCGAGAACAATGGATGCTGATGCAGGAACATCTGAACTTACTGCACGGACTCTGCCGCGAATGCGCTGGAAACTGGGTGAAAATCAAGGGACAAGGCGCGTTGATGTCCTTCTTTTCAGAAGCCGACGCAAACCGATTCGTCAATCGTCTTGCAGAAACGCACCCATTCGTTGCACCAGTTGTTGATGAATCCATCGAAACAAATGGCATCACCGAAGATTCGTGGAATGTAACGGCGGCCGTCGTCAGTGGACCAGTTCAGGTCATTGTTATTGACGGACGCATCGACTACCTCGGCCCGCTACTGGAAGAACTGGAGTTGTCCGTTGAAGAACAGGGACAGGCAGGCCAGATTCGCAAGTGAACTGAAGTGATACCCTACCGTTTACGCTCGACCACGCAGCATTCCGTGCCAGTAAAGAGCGGGCAGGCCATATTTTTTCAGCAGGAACATGCTGAAGCGTTCCTGAGCCTGATCGAATGGAAATGTCTCGCTGGGCTGGCCGCTGTAGTCGAATTCCGCCAGCACGAGACTGTCGTAACCGGTGACAACGGGACACGAAGTGTAACCGTCATAGCGGGCAGTGAGAGGTTCCTTTTTCATCAGCGAAAACAAATTGCTGACCAGCACTGGAGCCTGTTTTCGCACAGCGGCTCCGGTTTTGGATGTCGGTAAGCTGGAGGCATCACCCAGCCCAAATACGTTGTCGAACCGAGTGTGCTGCAGGGTGTGCTTGTCGACATCCACCCAGCCACCTTCACCAGCAAGTTCGCTGCTGGCGACAAAGTCCGGTGCCCCCATCGGCGGTGTCACGTGAATCATGTCATACTTGATGACGATTTCTTCGTGAGTGTCCATGTGCTGGTAGATGGCTTCCTTCGAAGCCGATCGAACTTCCACCAGGTTGTGGCGAAATCGAGGTTCCACGCCTTTGCGTTCAGCCACTTTCTCAAGGATCTCACGGTAGCGTTCCACGGCGAACAGACGTGGCCCGGCCAGCGTGAAGATGACCTGGATCTTGTCGCGAACACCACTGCGGCGAAAATGATCTTCGGCCAGATAACAGATCTTCTGAGGTGCACCACCACACTTAACGGCTCCAGCGGGCTGAGTAAACAACGCGACACCCTGCTTCAGATTTCGAATAAACTCCCAGGTGCTGGCGACGGTATTGATAGAATAGTTGCTGCAAACTCCGTCTTTGCCAACCGATTCCTTCAGTCCCTTTACCTTGTCCCAGTTGATCTGAATTCCAGGAGCGACGATCAGATAGTCGTAAGTGATCGTGTCGCCGTTGCGAGTTGTCACACTGTTGGACGCAGGTGAAAACGAGGCCACAAAATCCCTGATCCATTTGACGCCGTAAGGTATCAATCCCGCTTCATCGCGGCCCGATTCTCCCGGCTTGAAAATACCACCGCCGACCAGTGTCCACAGCGGCTGGTAATAGTGTTTTTCGGACGGTTCAATGATGGCCACATCCAGCGATGGATCGGCATTGCAAAGTCGAGCGGCAGTGGTGATACCAGCAGTGCCTCCACCAACAATAACAATCTGATGATGACTCATGGGAACTAGCCTTTTGCAGATGGAGAGGGGGATGACATTGGCGAGCACAGATCGCCAGCGGGTGTCTTGTCAAGGACGCCACCGAAGCACTTGGCAAACTGCAGAGCAAACGAGAGAGCTCTTTGAGTATTGGGGTCTCGCATTGCCTTCAGCATGCCCCAAAAACCCACACGTTTGGCGACAGGATGTTCGCAGGATCCCTGATGACAACTGGACAGCGCCGCGCCTGCCATACCGACCGTGGCAACCGAGTTTTTGCTGAGGACTTCTGACTTCAGAAGGAAACCAATGCGACTGAGCTCTGCCTCGTTAAGTTTCCCGCCTAGATACAGGGCGGCATGAAGTCCCCGCCGAACGCTTTGCTCAAGATCGATGCCCTGAGCTTTCTGACGGCTGGCCCATTCGTCAAAGACGTCCATGGCAGTTGCCACCAAACCGGGAAGCTCATCCAGCAAGGCGCTTCCCTCTTCCAGCCTCGGCAACCGCGAAACAAGCCGTTCCATGGCCTGCATGTTATTGGGTTCGGTCACTTGAATCAGTAGCTTCAACAGACGAGCTGCTCGCGTTTCGATATCAACTCCATCTTCAGCCGCTCTGCGACAAGTGGCGTCAAAGAAATCTACTGCGATTGCCAGCATGTTCGGCAGTTCGCCCACTGTGCCGAGCATTTGGTCCATCGATTGAGCACGATCGAGTAACCGGTGCAGAACTTCTGCAGTTTGTGGATCGTTGAGTCGATCCGCTATCGACGGACGCTCCGGAATCGCTTGCATGATGCAACCTCTTTGTTGGAAGGACGAGATTTGTCATTGAACGTTGGGCTGGGCGGCGTCGGAGGGTAAAGCTTTGACCGGCCGGACATTCATCCCCGGAATCAAAAACGCTGAACGTCCCATCGGCCTCAATTCAGATTGGTTGCTTCGATCGCGTCAGGCCAGCGGCCTGCCATGCCAGGTAGCCACCGGTCATGTTTACGAGATCTGTAAAGCCCGCCGCTTGCAGCACGCTGACAGCGATCGACGAGCGAGCACCGCTTTGACAATGCACGACCAGCTTTTCATTGCGAGGAATCTCATCCAGATGTTGCGGTAACCGACCCAGAAATCGGTGGTTGGCCTGACGGATATGGCCGGCGTTCCACTCATCGTTCGACCGAACATCAATGAGATTGACCGTGCCCGCTTCAATGGCTGACGACAGTTCTGCCGGAGTCCCGGAGGCATAGGCCTGCGTCGCTTTGCCTGAAGCTTTCACGCCATTGATATCAAATCCTCCGGCAATCTGTTCGACACCGATCTTGTGCAACAAACGGGCCGCCTCTTCCAGTTGATTCGATTCGCAGATCAGGTAGGTCGGTCGATCATAATCCACCAGCCAGCCAGCCCACGCCGACAGCATGCCAATCGGAATATTGATCGTGCCTGCGACGTGTCCCTTCGCGAATTCGGACGATGGTGTCAAATCAATGACCGTGCCAGCCTTGATGGCATCAT
This window contains:
- a CDS encoding protein kinase, translating into MVKSEGVSMQGKEPWKGQVSDGVLIPPLPVQVPSADSGIERLRTSIEVLHPGHPFPGELVGNYRLLNRIGSGGMGSVYEAVHTETGEPAAVKVLSPEFSRHPDALRRFRKECRLLAEVASPHVTRLFDIIDDADWQALVMQLVDGESLRQVLSREGAFSEAAAADVAAQVAQALADLSHLSILHRDIKPENILLKRSEKTPSGFHVMLTDFGLARHAVQSESLAMTAAHAVLGTPKYMSPEQFSDRDVDPRSDVYSLGITLFEMLTGRTPFVTNDLLEIAEMHRHSVPPRPETIRPSLSDGICEITWRCLQKRPDMRYASAGELLNDLRRFQSGEPISRIEHPLLPSRLESRQQTFRYEWRLKSSVGELWPYVSNTERLNRALGLPPVEYTTTRAGSGDTITMAEVVIAGIRMRWREYRFEWIRNQQLGVLREFQSGPLKWFTSVVELVKAADGSTTLVHSFRVAANGRFGQLFAKLKFGLEVRRSLTRVYQRIDGVLSSSESGVHQSDPFEDANAMSRQELAALQLVTERLLNRPELNRQAVISVTEFVRTAPSQDLASIRPLQLASRLNLPAELLLAVGICGISEGLFELVWNVICPSCRLASQHYDTMKLLKEHDYCEACDFEFRTDFSSNVELTLRAHPRVRKADLRKYCIGSPGHSPHVVAQMRVAPTESLRLGLALKTGTYLLRSPQLSQRLSFRVEPEADGAGSRDSGAQQSQFNSQNATEIAVPFSHMRHQSLDIRICVPEDWNHDLLRFRPGNQLVTITNDSETEVLIRIEDTSHSEEVLSLAAAVSMPLFRELLPTESPTPQQLASFTHAVLVQTRVSTRSGIEAPREQWMLMQEHLNLLHGLCRECAGNWVKIKGQGALMSFFSEADANRFVNRLAETHPFVAPVVDESIETNGITEDSWNVTAAVVSGPVQVIVIDGRIDYLGPLLEELELSVEEQGQAGQIRK
- a CDS encoding DUF1641 domain-containing protein, whose product is MQAIPERPSIADRLNDPQTAEVLHRLLDRAQSMDQMLGTVGELPNMLAIAVDFFDATCRRAAEDGVDIETRAARLLKLLIQVTEPNNMQAMERLVSRLPRLEEGSALLDELPGLVATAMDVFDEWASRQKAQGIDLEQSVRRGLHAALYLGGKLNEAELSRIGFLLKSEVLSKNSVATVGMAGAALSSCHQGSCEHPVAKRVGFWGMLKAMRDPNTQRALSFALQFAKCFGGVLDKTPAGDLCSPMSSPSPSAKG
- a CDS encoding sigma-70 family RNA polymerase sigma factor encodes the protein MDSQHRLSNIETNWTELGFVHQNNDRSSCVEELRRAFLLRYAGSVYNYLLKCVRDAHAADDLAQEFAIRFLRGQYINAAPDRGRFRDYLKKSLTNLANDFFRRKSSEQKMLGKVARDQQTTADQPEADFDEIWRQELLAQTWNSLRDYSSASNNAYYEILRLRAELPDESMAVLSTKLTVQIDGKVPTEDWVRQTLLRARKKYGELLRCEVARTLSNADSRQIDEELAALGLLIYCSN
- a CDS encoding FAD/NAD(P)-binding oxidoreductase; the encoded protein is MSHHQIVIVGGGTAGITTAARLCNADPSLDVAIIEPSEKHYYQPLWTLVGGGIFKPGESGRDEAGLIPYGVKWIRDFVASFSPASNSVTTRNGDTITYDYLIVAPGIQINWDKVKGLKESVGKDGVCSNYSINTVASTWEFIRNLKQGVALFTQPAGAVKCGGAPQKICYLAEDHFRRSGVRDKIQVIFTLAGPRLFAVERYREILEKVAERKGVEPRFRHNLVEVRSASKEAIYQHMDTHEEIVIKYDMIHVTPPMGAPDFVASSELAGEGGWVDVDKHTLQHTRFDNVFGLGDASSLPTSKTGAAVRKQAPVLVSNLFSLMKKEPLTARYDGYTSCPVVTGYDSLVLAEFDYSGQPSETFPFDQAQERFSMFLLKKYGLPALYWHGMLRGRA